In the Brucella anthropi ATCC 49188 genome, one interval contains:
- a CDS encoding urease accessory protein UreF — protein MPMHSPALPMLHLMRLVSPSQPVGAFSYSRGLEWAVHAGTVTNEESCAGWVFGLLEHSYAVLDGAIFWRMISALMRNDDAEFCRLNDWLGASRESSELELEDRRMGESLRTLLSELGVERARSFASEQRATYPAAFSIAACHWNIEPVDALRGLMWSVVESQIMAAIRLVPLGHTAGQRILIAGAAKIERAVEKARTLNDDEIGNTAPALAMASAWHETQYSRLFRS, from the coding sequence ATGCCTATGCATTCTCCGGCGCTGCCTATGCTGCATCTCATGCGGCTTGTCAGTCCCAGCCAGCCAGTTGGCGCGTTTTCCTATTCGCGCGGCCTCGAATGGGCCGTGCATGCGGGAACAGTGACGAACGAGGAAAGTTGTGCCGGGTGGGTGTTCGGCCTTCTGGAACACAGTTACGCTGTGCTTGATGGCGCGATTTTCTGGCGCATGATTTCAGCATTGATGCGAAACGATGACGCCGAATTCTGCCGCCTGAATGACTGGCTTGGAGCAAGTCGCGAAAGCAGCGAACTTGAGCTTGAAGATCGCCGCATGGGCGAATCCCTGCGCACTCTACTGTCGGAACTTGGTGTCGAACGGGCCCGTAGTTTCGCTTCGGAACAGCGAGCCACCTATCCCGCAGCATTCTCCATTGCAGCATGTCACTGGAATATCGAGCCTGTCGATGCACTGCGCGGTCTCATGTGGAGCGTGGTTGAAAGCCAGATCATGGCTGCAATCCGTCTCGTCCCACTTGGCCATACGGCGGGCCAGAGGATACTTATCGCGGGAGCAGCCAAGATTGAAAGAGCCGTCGAAAAGGCGCGCACGCTGAATGACGACGAAATCGGTAATACGGCTCCCGCGCTGGCCATGGCCAGCGCCTGGCACGAGACACAATATAGCCGCCTATTCCGGTCGTGA
- a CDS encoding urea transporter, giving the protein MQLNALQDHPSLGFVDWTLRGIGQVVFQNNPLSGLVILFAILVNSWIYALVCVLGVVASTLTAIILKADKGLIRDGLFGFNGALVALALIAFTSADFRSGALPSPAMTIYLICGAAFSTMAFASIATLLGPHKVAPLTMPFVLVGWLFLFAILKFDAIDAGPMAKPVSPEQFSYAVPYVLPTWYMGIGTAIGQIFFQDNWITGYIILAGIAIHSRISALMGLLGAVTGAVVAAAFGGPEGAIRDGLFGYNAALTAIALGGFFLVFSWSSFLYAIFGAIVATWLWASVAIFLKPIGMPVLTSTFVLVTWVMLIGQYAFKALVPVAPADATSAEDNLRRYRETLHSRPE; this is encoded by the coding sequence ATGCAGCTCAATGCCTTGCAGGATCATCCTTCTCTGGGGTTTGTTGATTGGACGCTGCGCGGTATCGGGCAGGTGGTGTTCCAGAACAATCCTCTGTCGGGGCTGGTCATTTTGTTCGCCATTCTGGTCAATTCCTGGATTTATGCCCTTGTCTGCGTGCTCGGCGTTGTCGCCAGCACGCTGACGGCAATCATACTCAAGGCTGACAAGGGGCTGATCCGGGATGGCCTGTTCGGGTTCAACGGCGCTCTGGTCGCCCTTGCGCTGATTGCGTTTACCAGTGCGGATTTCCGCAGCGGTGCATTGCCGTCGCCTGCCATGACGATCTATCTCATCTGTGGCGCTGCTTTCTCCACCATGGCTTTCGCCAGCATCGCCACGTTGTTGGGGCCGCACAAGGTGGCACCCCTGACAATGCCATTCGTACTCGTCGGCTGGCTCTTTCTGTTCGCAATTCTCAAGTTCGACGCCATAGATGCCGGTCCGATGGCAAAGCCGGTGTCGCCGGAACAGTTTTCCTACGCCGTCCCCTATGTGCTTCCGACCTGGTACATGGGCATCGGCACTGCCATCGGGCAGATATTCTTTCAGGATAACTGGATCACCGGTTACATCATCCTTGCCGGTATCGCGATCCATTCGCGAATAAGCGCATTGATGGGGCTTCTGGGAGCCGTAACCGGAGCAGTGGTTGCCGCCGCATTCGGTGGTCCGGAAGGCGCCATTCGCGATGGGCTTTTCGGTTATAATGCGGCGTTGACGGCGATTGCGCTTGGCGGTTTCTTCCTTGTTTTTAGCTGGAGCAGTTTTCTTTACGCCATCTTCGGCGCCATCGTCGCGACATGGCTTTGGGCTTCGGTCGCCATATTCCTGAAGCCGATCGGAATGCCGGTGCTGACCTCGACATTCGTGCTCGTCACCTGGGTCATGCTGATCGGTCAGTATGCTTTCAAGGCGCTGGTGCCCGTCGCACCGGCTGATGCGACTTCGGCGGAGGATAATCTCAGGCGATACCGTGAAACGCTGCACTCACGACCGGAATAG
- the ureC gene encoding urease subunit alpha, translating into MGRISRQAYAELYGPTKGDRLRLADTELIIEVEEDRCIYGEEVTFGGGKVIRDGMGQGQRPSSETADLVITNVIILDYWGIIKADVGIKEGRISGIGKAGNPDIQPGVDIIVGPATDVIAGEGKILTAGGIDTHIHFIAPQQAEEALASGTTTLVGGGTGPTVGTLATTVTPGPWAIHRMLEAVEALPINVGLLGKGNASKPEPLREQIRAGAVGLKLHEDWGTTPAAIDNCLNVADEEDIQVAIHTDTLNESGFVKDTFAAMKGRTIHSFHTEGAGGGHAPDIITAAGEENILPSSTNPTRPYTINTVDEHLDMLMVCHHLSPKIPEDVAFAESRIRRETIAAEDILHDLGVFSMMSSDSQAMGRIGETTLRCWQTAHKMKVQRGPLSQDSSRNDNFRAKRYVAKYTINPAITHGFAHEIGSIEVGKRADLVLWKPEFFGVKPSLVMIGGMIAIAPMGDPNASISTPQPVHYRPMYGVLGRALGSTGVTFVSKAALDDGIGEKLKLSKQLVAVKGIRTIRKKDMIHNGLTPKLEVDPQSYQVRVDGELITCEPADVLPMTQRYFLF; encoded by the coding sequence ATGGGAAGGATCTCAAGACAGGCCTATGCCGAACTGTATGGCCCGACCAAGGGTGACCGTTTGCGTCTGGCCGATACAGAACTCATCATCGAGGTCGAGGAAGATCGCTGCATCTACGGCGAAGAAGTAACCTTCGGCGGCGGCAAGGTCATTCGCGACGGTATGGGGCAGGGGCAACGACCCTCGTCCGAAACCGCCGATCTGGTAATCACCAATGTCATCATTCTCGACTATTGGGGCATCATCAAAGCCGATGTCGGCATCAAGGAAGGTCGTATCTCAGGGATCGGCAAGGCCGGTAATCCCGATATTCAGCCCGGCGTCGACATTATCGTCGGGCCTGCGACCGACGTCATTGCAGGCGAAGGCAAGATTCTCACCGCTGGCGGTATCGACACCCATATTCACTTCATTGCGCCGCAACAGGCCGAAGAAGCTCTGGCTAGCGGTACAACGACTTTGGTTGGCGGCGGAACGGGGCCGACGGTCGGCACGCTAGCAACCACGGTTACACCGGGGCCATGGGCTATCCATCGCATGCTTGAGGCTGTCGAAGCGCTTCCGATCAATGTGGGACTGCTCGGCAAAGGCAATGCAAGCAAGCCGGAACCGCTTCGCGAGCAGATCAGAGCCGGTGCTGTCGGCCTGAAGCTGCATGAGGACTGGGGAACCACGCCAGCCGCCATCGATAATTGCCTGAACGTTGCCGATGAGGAAGACATTCAGGTCGCTATCCATACGGATACGCTGAACGAGAGCGGGTTCGTCAAGGATACCTTTGCTGCCATGAAAGGCCGAACCATCCACAGTTTCCATACGGAAGGTGCCGGTGGCGGCCATGCGCCGGATATCATCACAGCGGCGGGCGAAGAAAATATCCTGCCGTCCTCAACCAATCCGACCCGCCCCTACACCATCAACACGGTCGATGAACATCTCGATATGCTGATGGTCTGTCACCATCTCAGTCCGAAAATCCCCGAGGATGTGGCATTCGCGGAATCCCGCATCCGGCGCGAAACCATCGCCGCCGAAGACATTCTCCATGATCTGGGCGTGTTTTCGATGATGTCGTCGGATTCTCAAGCCATGGGCCGTATCGGTGAAACGACGCTGCGTTGCTGGCAAACTGCCCACAAGATGAAGGTGCAGCGAGGCCCGCTGAGCCAGGACAGCAGCCGGAATGACAATTTCCGCGCCAAACGTTATGTCGCCAAATATACGATCAATCCCGCAATCACACACGGGTTTGCCCATGAGATCGGCTCAATCGAAGTCGGAAAACGGGCCGATCTGGTGTTGTGGAAGCCGGAATTCTTCGGCGTGAAACCGAGCCTCGTCATGATCGGCGGCATGATTGCGATTGCACCGATGGGCGACCCAAACGCATCGATCTCGACGCCCCAGCCGGTTCATTATCGGCCAATGTATGGGGTATTGGGCCGGGCGCTTGGTTCCACCGGCGTCACCTTCGTCTCGAAAGCGGCGCTGGATGACGGCATCGGCGAGAAACTGAAACTCAGCAAGCAACTGGTTGCGGTGAAGGGCATCCGGACGATCCGCAAGAAGGACATGATCCATAACGGGCTTACACCCAAACTGGAGGTTGATCCGCAGAGCTATCAGGTGCGGGTGGACGGTGAACTGATCACGTGCGAACCGGCTGATGTCCTGCCGATGACGCAGCGTTATTTTCTGTTTTAG
- a CDS encoding urease subunit beta has product MIPGEYFIEDGSIDLNNGRETRTIAVENTGDRPIQVGSHYHFYETNEALAFDRERTRGFRLNIPAGTAVRFEPGQDREVELVALDGNREVYGFNAKIDGKL; this is encoded by the coding sequence ATGATACCGGGTGAATATTTCATCGAAGACGGGTCGATCGACCTCAACAATGGTCGCGAAACGCGCACCATCGCCGTGGAGAACACGGGCGACAGGCCGATACAGGTTGGATCGCATTATCATTTCTATGAAACGAACGAGGCGCTTGCCTTCGACCGGGAGCGGACGAGAGGTTTCCGGCTCAATATTCCGGCCGGAACTGCGGTGCGGTTCGAGCCGGGACAGGACCGTGAGGTCGAACTGGTTGCGCTGGATGGCAACCGGGAAGTCTATGGCTTCAACGCAAAAATCGACGGAAAACTCTAG
- the ureA gene encoding urease subunit gamma: MELLPREKDKLLIFTAALVAERRRARGVKLNYPEVVAYISAEILEGARDGKTVAELMSYGATLLTRDEVMEGVPEMIHDIQVEATFPDGTKLVTVHNPIP, translated from the coding sequence ATGGAACTATTGCCACGTGAAAAGGACAAACTTCTGATCTTCACCGCAGCATTGGTTGCGGAGCGACGGAGAGCCCGAGGGGTGAAACTTAACTACCCGGAAGTCGTGGCTTACATCTCCGCCGAAATTCTGGAGGGGGCCCGTGACGGCAAGACAGTTGCGGAACTCATGTCCTACGGTGCCACGCTTCTCACCCGCGATGAGGTGATGGAGGGTGTGCCTGAAATGATCCACGACATTCAGGTGGAAGCCACCTTTCCTGACGGTACCAAGCTTGTAACCGTTCACAACCCAATTCCGTAG
- a CDS encoding urease accessory protein UreD translates to MSTGWHAELELRFEHNREVTRLMRRRHVGPLAVQQPFYPEKDGSAHVYLLHPPGGVAGDDVLDISCFLGRGARAVLTTPGATKFYRSERGQSTQTTRIDVGEGGICEYLPQETIVFDGAKASIGTKVFLSGDAVYLGWDIISLGRPACQESFDTGEVRQRIEIFRDGKPIWFEQFRLHGADPALNAAFAFCAKPIVATMVYAGPADESALHAIREAVGDAARNLFSVSRLERVIVCRYLGGRMSEAKTLFRKAWEVLRETGLGKPAAAPRIWAT, encoded by the coding sequence ATGAGCACGGGTTGGCATGCCGAGCTTGAACTGCGGTTCGAGCATAATCGCGAAGTGACGCGGCTCATGCGGCGACGCCATGTGGGGCCACTTGCGGTGCAACAACCATTCTATCCTGAAAAGGATGGCAGTGCGCACGTCTATCTTCTTCATCCACCGGGTGGCGTGGCTGGTGACGATGTCCTTGATATTTCTTGTTTTTTAGGACGTGGCGCCAGAGCCGTTCTAACGACGCCCGGCGCTACCAAATTCTATCGCAGCGAGAGGGGCCAGAGTACCCAGACGACCAGGATCGATGTGGGTGAGGGCGGCATATGCGAATATCTCCCGCAGGAAACAATCGTTTTTGATGGCGCAAAGGCTTCCATAGGCACGAAAGTATTCCTGAGTGGAGATGCGGTCTATCTGGGGTGGGACATTATCAGTCTTGGACGGCCGGCCTGTCAGGAAAGTTTTGACACTGGCGAAGTCCGTCAAAGGATCGAAATATTCAGGGATGGCAAGCCGATCTGGTTCGAACAGTTTCGCCTTCATGGCGCCGACCCGGCGCTGAATGCCGCTTTTGCCTTCTGCGCAAAACCGATTGTCGCGACGATGGTTTATGCCGGTCCGGCAGATGAAAGCGCGCTTCACGCTATTCGCGAAGCCGTCGGCGATGCAGCCAGAAATCTGTTCTCGGTGTCGCGGCTCGAGCGGGTGATCGTCTGTCGCTATCTCGGCGGGCGCATGTCGGAAGCCAAGACACTGTTTCGAAAAGCCTGGGAAGTTCTGCGCGAAACCGGACTGGGGAAACCGGCAGCTGCGCCACGCATCTGGGCAACATAA
- a CDS encoding alpha/beta hydrolase codes for MKQIFILAFVLLVAVGCAGNRAVTGLGMDVSDQTLSKVVVPFTVATVRERIDDPSIAYSRDRSQVLNFSTIDVHIPEMHRPGNVETASGKPDPRRNFIASNYASLPDRQAMIRELNRRLASRPAAQREIFVFVHGYNNNFAEGLFRNAQIVHDYDVSSVPVHFSWASAAAFTRYLYDRDSAIIARRGLAETLEIAAQTKANGIVIVGHSMGAVVVMEALRTLSVDKRLNVLKRIKGVLLAAPDLDPDLFRSQIDDIDYLPQPFTIVVSRRDRALDISRRLAGGAPRVGSGFDIAFLQNKNIQVLDISQVDSGGHSLFASSNTLIKFLGSGYLLRRLITDEYAGMDDTFIAAGQGTFEQASLALHLPARVIDRLGAR; via the coding sequence TTGAAGCAGATTTTCATCCTCGCATTTGTTCTGCTTGTCGCAGTGGGATGCGCCGGAAACAGGGCTGTCACTGGTCTGGGAATGGATGTGTCTGACCAGACCCTTTCCAAAGTGGTGGTTCCGTTTACGGTTGCGACCGTACGCGAGCGAATAGACGATCCCAGTATCGCCTATTCGCGCGACAGGTCTCAAGTACTGAACTTCTCGACGATTGACGTGCATATTCCCGAAATGCACCGTCCCGGAAATGTCGAGACCGCATCGGGCAAACCTGATCCCCGAAGGAATTTCATAGCCTCAAACTATGCATCGTTGCCTGATCGACAAGCCATGATCCGGGAGTTGAACCGGCGTCTTGCAAGCCGACCGGCGGCACAGCGTGAGATATTCGTTTTCGTCCACGGCTATAACAACAACTTTGCCGAGGGACTTTTCCGCAATGCGCAGATTGTCCACGACTATGATGTCTCTTCGGTGCCTGTTCATTTTTCATGGGCGTCCGCTGCGGCGTTTACGCGATATCTCTATGATCGCGACAGTGCGATCATCGCGCGTAGGGGACTGGCTGAAACACTCGAAATTGCAGCACAGACAAAAGCCAACGGCATCGTCATTGTTGGTCATTCGATGGGCGCTGTCGTCGTTATGGAAGCCTTGCGCACACTGTCTGTAGATAAACGCCTTAACGTATTGAAACGCATCAAGGGTGTGCTGCTTGCGGCTCCCGATCTCGATCCCGATCTTTTCCGCAGCCAGATTGATGATATCGACTATTTGCCTCAGCCTTTCACGATTGTCGTATCCCGGCGTGATCGGGCTCTCGATATCTCGCGCAGACTGGCAGGTGGGGCGCCGCGGGTCGGTAGCGGCTTTGATATAGCTTTCCTGCAGAACAAGAATATTCAGGTTCTTGATATTTCTCAGGTTGATAGCGGTGGTCATAGTCTGTTTGCCAGCTCGAACACGCTGATCAAGTTTCTGGGTTCGGGCTATCTGCTGCGCCGACTTATTACAGATGAGTATGCAGGCATGGATGATACTTTCATCGCCGCCGGGCAGGGTACATTCGAACAGGCCTCGCTGGCCCTTCATCTGCCTGCACGTGTGATCGATCGCCTGGGTGCGCGTTAG
- a CDS encoding DUF1269 domain-containing protein: MSELVVIGFDTVGEADAVLLKLNQLQKEYLVDLEDAVIVVRDEQGKVHLKQKYNLPAMGAGSGLLSGAIWGGLVGLIFLNPLAGMALGGAVGAGAGALSGSLADYGIDDKFIVSLGETIPENSSALFVLLRKIQWDRVMADFPDLRGRVLKTSLSLEQEKRLKEALEGALPTTS, encoded by the coding sequence GTGTCAGAACTGGTTGTTATTGGATTTGATACGGTAGGAGAGGCGGATGCTGTTCTTTTGAAGCTCAATCAGCTTCAGAAGGAATATCTCGTCGATCTTGAGGACGCCGTGATTGTCGTCAGGGATGAACAGGGCAAGGTTCATCTCAAGCAGAAATATAATCTGCCCGCCATGGGCGCTGGATCGGGGCTGCTTTCCGGAGCGATCTGGGGCGGACTGGTAGGGCTTATTTTCCTCAATCCGCTTGCCGGCATGGCGCTTGGTGGCGCTGTAGGGGCAGGCGCCGGAGCTTTGTCGGGCTCGCTCGCCGATTACGGCATCGATGACAAGTTCATCGTGTCTCTTGGCGAAACCATCCCGGAGAACTCGTCCGCCTTGTTCGTTCTCCTGCGCAAAATCCAGTGGGATAGGGTCATGGCCGATTTCCCTGACCTGCGCGGCAGGGTCCTGAAAACGTCCTTGTCTCTAGAACAGGAAAAGCGCCTCAAGGAAGCACTCGAGGGAGCGTTGCCGACAACCTCATAA
- a CDS encoding glycine zipper 2TM domain-containing protein, with the protein MRMILYSVLTMAVIGATASGCTTDERRTAGYGVGGAAIGGLAGAAIGGDTRGALTGAAIGAAAGTLVGVAQTRNGVQYCRYRDQHGRIYEARCR; encoded by the coding sequence ATGAGAATGATCCTGTACAGTGTCTTGACGATGGCCGTAATTGGCGCCACTGCGAGCGGGTGCACAACCGACGAAAGAAGAACAGCCGGCTATGGTGTTGGCGGTGCCGCGATTGGCGGGCTTGCCGGAGCTGCCATTGGAGGTGACACGCGTGGCGCGCTCACCGGCGCAGCCATCGGTGCAGCCGCAGGTACGCTCGTAGGCGTCGCACAGACCCGTAATGGCGTTCAGTACTGCCGCTATCGCGATCAGCACGGCCGTATTTACGAAGCACGTTGCCGCTAG
- a CDS encoding AI-2E family transporter: MLKAGNATLILIAGCVLIALLHYGGAVFAPVVFALFIIMLVWPVQRGLSSLMSRYLALVITFLLVVFLLLGFGWLLAWTVGQVGRRILIDAVRYQLLYEQLKIWLEGHGIAASVLWSENFSVSWTLRMLQSIGSRLNNTFSFWLVALVYVLLGLAETDEFRARIKQLKNQEAANSFLRASQSAATKIRFYMLLRALMSLATGSFVWLLTRLIGLPFAETWGFVAFILNFIPFLGPLVATLFITAFAFTHFASWQWVLAVFVGLNIIQSVIGSVIEPRLTGKTISLSPFATLFSVFAWGSLWGVFGAFIGVPITIVALTFCAQYSATSWFAEIFGFSRE; encoded by the coding sequence ATGCTGAAGGCTGGCAATGCAACCCTGATCCTGATTGCAGGATGCGTCCTGATTGCATTGCTCCATTACGGCGGCGCGGTATTTGCACCGGTCGTTTTTGCATTGTTTATCATTATGCTCGTCTGGCCGGTCCAGCGCGGACTTTCATCGCTCATGTCGCGCTATCTTGCGTTGGTGATCACTTTTCTTCTGGTGGTTTTCCTTCTGCTCGGTTTTGGCTGGCTGCTCGCGTGGACAGTCGGGCAGGTCGGTCGCCGCATATTGATCGATGCAGTTCGGTATCAGCTCCTCTATGAGCAGCTTAAAATCTGGCTCGAGGGGCATGGTATTGCGGCTTCAGTACTGTGGTCGGAGAATTTCAGCGTAAGCTGGACTTTGCGGATGCTTCAATCGATAGGAAGCCGCCTCAACAATACATTCAGTTTCTGGCTCGTGGCTCTGGTCTATGTCTTGTTGGGGCTTGCCGAAACCGATGAGTTTCGCGCGCGGATCAAGCAGCTGAAAAATCAGGAGGCTGCAAATTCATTCCTGCGTGCCAGCCAGTCAGCCGCTACAAAAATCCGGTTTTATATGCTGCTTAGGGCTTTGATGAGCCTTGCGACTGGTTCGTTTGTCTGGCTTTTGACCCGTTTGATCGGTTTGCCATTTGCCGAAACCTGGGGATTTGTCGCGTTCATTCTGAACTTCATCCCTTTCCTCGGACCGCTGGTCGCCACGCTTTTTATTACAGCGTTTGCCTTCACACACTTTGCCAGCTGGCAATGGGTGCTCGCGGTCTTTGTCGGTTTGAACATCATACAATCTGTCATCGGAAGCGTGATCGAGCCTCGATTGACGGGAAAGACAATTTCCCTGTCACCGTTTGCAACGCTCTTTTCCGTATTCGCCTGGGGCTCGCTCTGGGGTGTCTTCGGAGCCTTTATCGGCGTGCCGATCACAATCGTCGCCCTGACTTTCTGCGCGCAATATTCCGCTACCAGCTGGTTTGCCGAAATATTCGGCTTTTCCCGCGAATAA
- a CDS encoding metal-dependent hydrolase family protein: protein MFRLGGKYQHFIHGDSCGCSNPMLQQVSRRLDRLSRRHFLAGAAATAAATMIADRSFAQSPKILLTRARLFDGKADTLKSGVQVLVEGNRIAAVDTTNSAPPEGATVIDCGDRVLMPGLIDAHWHAVYAAVPLPVLLEGDLGIIFAASTAEAERTLLRGFTTVRDMGGPTFSFKRAIDTGIISGPRIFPAGAMITTTGGHGDLRLPTEIPRDGGKLSTGELMGASAIVDDAGSLKLRVREQLLQGASQIKIVAGGGVSSPRSPLDMSTFSEDEIRAAVDVAKDWNTYVTVHAYASNTVQRSIRAGVACVEHAHLMDEETARMFAEKNVWLSMQPFLTMEDAASQTGPGTERIQQLFAGTPRIYEFARKYGIKTAWGSDVLFSPALTPRQNFMLTHLSQWYSNAEVLRAATSVNAELLALSNLRNPYPGKLGLVEPGAFADLLVLNENPLDDIHVLEKPEQTLAVVMKDGQIHKNTLKS, encoded by the coding sequence ATGTTTAGACTGGGTGGAAAATATCAGCATTTCATTCACGGTGACAGCTGCGGTTGTTCCAACCCCATGTTGCAACAGGTTTCCCGGCGTCTGGATCGCTTGTCGCGAAGACATTTTCTTGCAGGAGCGGCGGCGACAGCAGCGGCAACGATGATCGCGGATCGCTCTTTCGCACAGTCTCCAAAAATTCTCCTGACGCGGGCGCGGCTTTTCGACGGCAAGGCGGACACTCTGAAATCCGGTGTGCAGGTTCTGGTCGAGGGCAATCGCATCGCGGCTGTCGATACGACAAACAGTGCTCCGCCCGAAGGGGCAACGGTTATCGACTGCGGCGACCGCGTGCTGATGCCGGGTCTGATCGACGCGCACTGGCACGCCGTTTATGCGGCGGTGCCGCTGCCGGTGCTTCTGGAGGGAGATCTGGGTATAATTTTCGCAGCGTCTACGGCAGAAGCAGAACGCACGCTTCTGCGCGGCTTTACGACGGTGCGCGATATGGGCGGGCCGACTTTCTCGTTCAAGCGCGCGATTGATACGGGGATCATCTCCGGCCCGCGCATCTTTCCCGCAGGTGCGATGATAACGACGACCGGCGGTCATGGTGATCTGAGGCTGCCAACGGAAATTCCGCGCGACGGAGGCAAACTCAGCACTGGTGAATTGATGGGGGCTTCAGCAATCGTCGATGATGCAGGCAGCTTGAAGCTTCGTGTGCGCGAGCAGCTGTTGCAGGGCGCGTCCCAGATCAAGATCGTCGCAGGCGGCGGTGTGTCATCGCCGCGCAGTCCGCTCGACATGTCGACATTCAGTGAGGACGAAATTCGCGCGGCGGTCGATGTGGCAAAGGACTGGAACACCTATGTCACGGTCCATGCCTATGCGTCGAATACGGTCCAGCGGTCTATCAGAGCTGGTGTTGCATGTGTTGAACATGCGCATCTGATGGATGAGGAAACCGCGCGCATGTTTGCGGAAAAGAATGTCTGGTTGAGCATGCAGCCTTTCCTGACGATGGAGGATGCGGCGTCACAGACAGGGCCAGGCACCGAACGGATTCAGCAGCTTTTTGCAGGCACGCCAAGGATTTACGAATTCGCGCGCAAATACGGGATAAAGACTGCCTGGGGTTCAGACGTTCTGTTTTCACCCGCATTGACCCCGCGCCAGAATTTCATGCTGACCCATTTGAGCCAGTGGTATTCAAATGCGGAAGTGCTTCGTGCGGCTACATCGGTCAATGCGGAATTGCTCGCCCTTTCCAATCTGCGCAATCCATATCCCGGCAAGCTCGGCCTCGTAGAACCGGGCGCTTTCGCCGATCTTCTGGTTCTGAACGAAAATCCGCTCGATGATATTCACGTGCTTGAAAAGCCGGAACAGACGCTGGCGGTCGTCATGAAAGACGGTCAAATTCACAAGAATACCCTGAAATCATGA
- a CDS encoding YgiW/YdeI family stress tolerance OB fold protein, with protein sequence MTSIKQYMIQFALMLGLFSLGSIDVSRAQFLDAFRARNTITADAITRTPVGTRVVLTGSIKSNVRRAQYVFQDRTGPTRVRIEREVWRGREINTKNKIEIRGRVENDVRGRFIDVYYFKIVE encoded by the coding sequence ATGACCTCGATAAAGCAGTATATGATTCAGTTTGCGTTGATGCTGGGCCTTTTCTCTCTGGGCTCTATTGATGTTTCCCGTGCACAATTTCTCGATGCTTTCAGAGCCCGAAATACAATAACAGCTGATGCCATTACCCGGACGCCGGTCGGAACCCGTGTGGTGCTCACCGGTTCGATCAAAAGCAATGTCAGGAGGGCTCAGTATGTTTTTCAGGATCGCACTGGACCAACGAGAGTTCGGATCGAAAGAGAAGTCTGGCGCGGAAGAGAAATAAACACCAAGAACAAAATTGAAATTCGGGGTCGTGTCGAAAACGACGTCAGGGGAAGGTTCATCGACGTATATTACTTCAAGATAGTCGAATAG